A section of the Hemibagrus wyckioides isolate EC202008001 linkage group LG04, SWU_Hwy_1.0, whole genome shotgun sequence genome encodes:
- the LOC131351577 gene encoding S-antigen protein-like: MEYKPLTSPTQGHRDKGTQRLSDKRDKRDTETQGQKGHRDTRTKGTQRLKTQGHKDKRDTDSGTKGTQRLSDKRDTETQGQNGHRDSVTQGQNGHRDSVTQGQKGHIDSGHRDTGTQGQNGHRDSGTQGQNGHRDSVTQGQKGHRDSVTQGQKGHIDSVTQGQKGHRDSVTQGQKGHRDSVTQGQKGHRDTVTQGQKGHRDSVTQGQKGHIDSGTKGTQRLSDKRDTETQGQKGHRDSVTQGQKGHRDSGTKGTQRLSDTRTKGTQRLSDTRTKGTQRLSDTRTKGTQRLRDKRDT; the protein is encoded by the exons ATGGAGTATAAACCTCTAACCTCACCGACACAGGGTCACAGAGACAAAGGGACACAGAGACTCAGTGACAAAAGGGACAAAAGGGACACAGAGACTCAGGGACAAAAGGGACACAGGGACACAAGGACAAAAGGGACACAGAGACTCA AGACTCAGGGACACAAGGACAAAAGGGACACAGACTCAGGGACAAAAGGGACACAGAGACTCAGTGACAAaagggacacagagacacaaggACAAAATGGACACAGAGACTCAGTGACACAAGGACAAAATGGACACAGAGACTCAGTGACACAAGGACAAAAGGGACACATAGACTCA ggacacagagacacagggacACAAGGACAAAATGGACACAGAGACTCAGGGACACAAGGACAAAATGGACACAGAGACTCAGTGACACAAGGACAAAAGGGACACAGAGACTCAGTGACACAAGGACAAAAGGGACACATAGACTCAGTGACACAAGGACAAAAGGGACACAGAGACTCAGTGACACAAGGACAAAAGGGACACAGAGACTCAGTGACACAAGGACAAaagggacacagagacacagtgacACAAGGACAAAAGGGACACAGAGACTCAGTGACACAAGGACAAAAGGGACACATAGACTCAGGGACAAAAGGGACACAGAGACTCAGTGACAAaagggacacagagacacaaggACAAAAGGGACACAGAGACTCAGTGACACAAGGACAAAAGGGACACAGAGACTCAGGGACAAAAGGGACACAGAGACTCAGTGACACAAGGACAAAAGGGACACAGAGACTCAGTGACACAAGGACAAAAGGGACACAGAGACTCAGTGACACAAGGACAAAAGGGACACAGAGACTCAGGGACAAAAGGGACACATAG